The following coding sequences are from one Saprospiraceae bacterium window:
- a CDS encoding transglycosylase domain-containing protein: MKFATQSNRMAFQEKLKTAWQKFRKEFSFADIYSGKQSTDKAWYHSAVNWIWRICLGSVILFLLLFILISFDNIPSFDQLENPSYNQASLVYASDKSVLGKYYNENREFVPYDSLNPLLVQALLSTEDSRYYSHSGVDLQALFRVVVKTIILRDEDSGGGSTITQQLAKLLFERPNLKNKNTFSKMVMILRIKLKEWITAFKLERAYTKEEIVSLYLNKFDFIYEAHGIQTAAQTYFHKSQKDLTAPEAATLIGMLKNPTLYNPRKFPELAKTRRNTVLALMHEKSHLNNSQFEEAKNSTLDVTQFKRETHLEGLAPYFRAELGKWLKDLLSDPKYLKPDGSKYNIYEDGLKIYTTINPEYQRLAEEAAGEHMTNIQKSYFNVWKTNDPWTFEADENQLKIRKAALQNLIRETERYQAIWDKYYGKLLPVLANEIGDVDVNDRTIQRILNEEIEPGFLKKELDKKQITKTQYDISLKIRKSKQWPSLKKFFNAFETEVREAMNTAVPMKIYDYTTHGEKDVTMSPLDSIKYHRKQLQIGSIAVDPHSGEVKSWVGGTNFKYFKYDHVNSRRQVGSTFKPFVYSTAIAIQGIHPCNEFQDVQYTIPADDPNFHLPEAWSPGNAKESFSGASYNLYRALKESKNSIIVKLVILLGSVDPIRGLLHNMGIDSTARRKDGGLLIPKWPSIVLGTPELTAMEMTGAYTTFANNGVYTKPYFVSRIEDKNGKVIYRNPSVNNVALSPHFNYVMMDLLQKSGSIGSNVKVPTAGKTGTTNDYVDGWFMGITPDLVVGTWVGGEDPWIRFLSLELGQGSVMARPFFQKFIQKLEANPSSGFDSNAKFFTPPGESGSEFDCGAFRSQMNSSSLDNSVLPQKSGEEDELFEEEQPVKKEQKADDELE; the protein is encoded by the coding sequence GTGAAATTTGCTACTCAATCCAATCGAATGGCATTCCAGGAAAAACTAAAAACTGCATGGCAAAAATTCAGAAAAGAGTTCAGCTTTGCAGATATCTATTCAGGCAAACAAAGTACAGACAAAGCCTGGTATCACTCCGCTGTCAATTGGATATGGAGAATTTGTCTGGGTTCGGTAATTTTATTTCTTCTTCTATTTATTTTAATCTCATTCGACAATATCCCAAGTTTTGACCAACTTGAAAACCCATCCTATAACCAGGCGAGTTTGGTGTATGCAAGCGACAAAAGCGTGCTGGGAAAATATTACAATGAAAACAGGGAATTTGTTCCCTACGATAGTTTGAACCCATTACTGGTTCAAGCCTTGCTTTCCACAGAAGACTCCAGGTACTATTCTCATTCAGGTGTTGACCTGCAAGCATTATTTAGGGTAGTTGTCAAAACCATAATCTTGAGAGACGAAGATTCAGGGGGTGGAAGTACAATTACACAGCAGCTCGCCAAGCTTTTATTTGAAAGACCAAACCTCAAAAACAAAAATACATTTTCCAAAATGGTAATGATCTTGAGGATAAAACTTAAGGAATGGATCACCGCTTTCAAATTGGAAAGAGCATATACCAAAGAAGAAATTGTTTCATTATATCTCAATAAATTTGATTTTATCTACGAAGCACACGGCATCCAAACAGCTGCACAGACGTATTTTCATAAAAGTCAAAAAGATCTCACAGCTCCAGAAGCTGCCACTTTGATTGGAATGTTGAAGAACCCCACTCTGTACAATCCCAGAAAATTTCCGGAATTGGCCAAAACCAGGAGAAATACAGTCCTCGCTCTGATGCATGAAAAATCTCATCTCAACAATTCACAATTTGAGGAAGCTAAAAATTCAACACTGGATGTAACTCAATTCAAACGAGAAACTCATCTGGAAGGATTGGCGCCTTATTTTCGAGCCGAACTCGGAAAGTGGCTGAAAGACTTACTCAGTGATCCAAAATATTTGAAACCGGATGGATCAAAATATAATATTTACGAAGATGGTTTGAAAATCTACACTACCATCAATCCTGAATATCAGAGACTTGCTGAAGAAGCAGCAGGAGAGCACATGACCAACATTCAAAAATCCTATTTTAATGTTTGGAAAACTAACGATCCTTGGACTTTTGAAGCAGATGAAAATCAACTGAAGATCCGAAAAGCAGCATTACAAAATCTCATTCGAGAAACAGAACGATATCAGGCTATCTGGGATAAGTATTATGGTAAATTGTTACCTGTGCTTGCTAATGAAATCGGAGATGTTGACGTAAATGACAGAACAATACAACGCATTCTGAATGAAGAAATCGAACCAGGATTTTTAAAAAAAGAGCTCGATAAAAAACAGATAACGAAGACCCAATACGACATTTCACTCAAAATTCGAAAAAGCAAACAATGGCCTTCGTTAAAGAAATTTTTTAATGCTTTTGAGACAGAAGTAAGAGAAGCAATGAACACTGCCGTCCCCATGAAAATCTATGATTATACGACTCATGGTGAAAAAGATGTGACGATGAGTCCATTGGATTCAATAAAATACCACAGAAAACAACTCCAGATAGGATCAATAGCTGTTGATCCACATTCCGGTGAAGTGAAATCTTGGGTCGGAGGTACCAACTTCAAGTACTTTAAATATGATCATGTCAATTCAAGACGCCAGGTTGGATCGACATTCAAACCATTTGTTTATTCTACAGCAATAGCAATACAAGGAATTCACCCTTGCAATGAGTTTCAGGATGTTCAATACACTATTCCTGCTGATGATCCTAACTTTCATTTGCCTGAGGCATGGTCTCCAGGAAATGCAAAAGAGAGCTTTAGCGGTGCTTCATACAATCTTTATAGGGCACTGAAAGAGTCTAAGAATTCTATTATAGTAAAACTCGTTATCCTATTAGGGAGCGTGGATCCAATCAGAGGATTGTTGCATAATATGGGAATAGATTCTACAGCACGAAGAAAAGATGGTGGCTTACTCATCCCAAAATGGCCTTCCATTGTATTAGGTACACCAGAGCTTACTGCGATGGAAATGACAGGCGCCTATACTACGTTTGCCAACAACGGTGTTTACACAAAACCTTATTTTGTATCCAGAATTGAAGACAAAAATGGAAAAGTAATCTATCGTAATCCAAGTGTAAACAATGTTGCACTTTCTCCTCATTTTAACTATGTGATGATGGACTTGCTGCAGAAATCTGGTAGCATAGGCTCCAATGTAAAAGTGCCAACTGCAGGAAAAACGGGAACAACAAATGATTATGTGGACGGTTGGTTCATGGGAATCACTCCGGATTTGGTAGTAGGCACTTGGGTGGGAGGAGAAGATCCATGGATACGATTTTTAAGCCTCGAGCTGGGGCAAGGGTCTGTAATGGCTAGACCATTTTTCCAGAAATTTATTCAAAAACTGGAGGCAAATCCTTCATCGGGCTTTGATTCAAATGCTAAATTCTTTACACCACCGGGTGAGTCCGGATCAGAATTCGATTGTGGTGCTTTCAGATCGCAAATGAATTCAAGCAGCTTGGATAATAGTGTTCTGCCTCAGAAATCAGGTGAGGAAGATGAATTATTTGAAGAAGAACAACCTGTTAAAAAAGAACAGAAAGCTGACGATGAGTTGGAATAA
- the aroB gene encoding 3-dehydroquinate synthase, producing the protein MTSPIYSTNPWEKLNTYLSQHQYSQIFVLADHNTKQLCFPILEEKLQLTQLYIFSFEAGESSKNLETAQDIWTSWLQGGIDRSSLVIALGGGVVCDIGGFCASLVWRGVDFIYIPTTLIGMVDAAIGGKNGINFLDFKNQIGLYQEPKVIVVEPDFLHSLSQRHIKNGFVEMIKHSLIQSPSYYEDLLNLDWPVDVGNMDSWIRRSIRTKQEIVEADFKEKNVRKSLNFGHTIGHAIESYSLRYSCDLLHGECVALGMIAETYISHKMYNWKPYVYDQVMTMLKKYAPPFHPDAEQTKFIMETMRYDKKNSQRELRLSLLESPGKPRWDIAINHEVLQESLEYIQNL; encoded by the coding sequence ATGACAAGTCCCATATACAGTACAAACCCCTGGGAAAAACTCAACACCTACCTCAGTCAACACCAATACTCCCAAATTTTTGTGCTGGCAGACCACAACACCAAGCAGCTTTGTTTTCCAATTCTGGAAGAAAAACTTCAACTTACCCAATTGTATATTTTCAGTTTTGAGGCAGGAGAAAGCTCTAAAAACCTAGAAACCGCTCAGGATATTTGGACCAGCTGGTTACAGGGAGGTATAGACAGATCCTCATTGGTCATTGCATTGGGAGGAGGTGTAGTGTGCGATATAGGTGGATTTTGTGCTTCTCTGGTATGGCGAGGTGTGGACTTCATTTATATTCCAACTACATTGATCGGAATGGTTGACGCAGCAATTGGCGGAAAAAATGGGATCAATTTTCTCGATTTTAAAAATCAGATTGGCCTTTATCAGGAACCAAAGGTGATTGTGGTTGAACCTGATTTTCTCCATTCTCTATCACAGAGACACATCAAAAACGGATTCGTTGAGATGATCAAACACAGTCTGATACAATCGCCAAGTTACTATGAAGACTTGCTGAATCTTGATTGGCCGGTGGATGTAGGAAATATGGATAGCTGGATCAGAAGATCAATCCGAACCAAACAAGAAATCGTCGAAGCGGATTTTAAAGAAAAAAATGTGCGTAAGTCCCTCAATTTTGGCCACACTATCGGCCATGCAATAGAGTCATACAGCCTTCGCTATAGTTGTGACTTGCTTCATGGAGAATGTGTTGCACTGGGCATGATCGCTGAAACTTACATCTCTCATAAGATGTACAATTGGAAACCTTATGTCTATGACCAGGTCATGACAATGCTAAAAAAATATGCTCCTCCTTTTCATCCTGACGCGGAACAAACAAAATTTATAATGGAGACGATGCGTTATGACAAAAAGAACAGTCAAAGGGAGTTGCGTCTCAGTCTTCTTGAATCTCCGGGAAAACCTCGTTGGGACATAGCTATCAATCATGAAGTTCTTCAAGAGAGTTTGGAATATATCCAAAACTTGTGA